The segment gaaaaattgagaTCTGCAAGGACTGTTTTCCAAAGAGAAAACGGTACCGTCACCGCTGCCAACGCTTCTCCAATTAACGATGGTGCTGCAGCTGTCATTTTGGTTTCTGAAAAAGtcttgaaggaaaaaaatttgaaacctTTAGCCATTGTTAAGGGCTGGGGTGAGGCCGCTCATCAACCAGCTGACTTCACATGGGCTCCATCCCTTGCAGTTCCAAAGGCATTGAAACATGCCGGTATCAAAGATATTAACGCCGTTGATTACTTTGAATTTAACGAAGCTTTTTCTGTCGTCGGTTTGGTTAACACTAAGATTCTGAAGCTAGACCCTTCTAAGGTTAATGTGTACGGTGGTGCCGTTGCCTTAGGTCATCCATTGGGTTGTTCTGGTGCCAGAGTGGTTGTTACACTGCTATCCATTTTACAACAAGAGGGAGGTAAGATCGGTGTTGCTGCTATCTGTAatggtggtggtggtgcTTCATCTATTGTCATTGAAAAGATATGATTAAATTCTGTTGTTTTTCataatctttttttaaatacataaatatataagtgGCTTTATGTATAATAAGCATAATTTAAGTTCTATttccaattcttttctttacgGCGGCAGGTATTCATAAACTAAAGTATACTATGCCATATACTTGGTTTTTCCGCTTGGGTAAATTGGCCGGGTGATGAACCCTTCAAATTCGTGTTGATTACTGACATTTGTGGTATAAGCAGTTTGATTCCTGCTACAATTGTAGAAGGCTGAGCAAGtttgaacttttctttactttaAATTTTGTCAATTAAAAACgttcaaattcttttcatctcTTGGAAACAAACATTTGGTTTTAAGTATCGCAAAGTGTGGTTGAAAAAATAGGGAAAATGACAGGCAACAGTGAAGATGCTGGGAAACATCTCGAAAAGGTGAGCGTCGAGCACCTTTTCCAAGATTCGAGATTCAAGCATGAAACTCATCTTCACAAACAATTTTCAGAGACCCTTggtaaaaattttcagcaaAAAATTGTTATTAAAACTCATAGAACTGATGCTGAATATCACCATAGAGAGTTGAGAGAAAAGGAGGGTGTTACTTTATTACCACCTGTTCCGGAATCGTTATTACATAAAGCCAACTTTTTGCTCGAAGCTTTTTGCTCTTCTGATAAGAGAATGCCAAAGGAATAtgaaatggaagaaaacaaaattgtagttaatgaaaaagacaTTCGAGATTCGGTTTCTTACTATCCTGATAAGAACGGAGGAAGTGTTGTGTTTTGTTACTTGCCAGATCTTGTGTTGTATTTTAAACCGCCAATGAAAGTGACAGGAAAACAATGTCCAATAAAGAGAAGTCCTTGGGAATTGATGGAGATCCAGTATCAAAAGTTTATGTATCCCTTAGAAAAACTAGAAAGACAATTTGAGGAAGTTCCTTTTAGACCCTGGTACTTCGCAATGCGGCTAAAGGAACTCTATAGATGCTGTGAAAGGTCTTTTACTAACGCGGCAAATAGAGGTAAGGCAAGGCTATTGCGTGGAAAgcaaagaacaaaaaagtcGTACCATAGAACTGTCGATTTAGTGTCAATGAAGATTTCTGCGCATTCGAATGCGTCATCGCCTTgctgatgaaaaaaaacaataaactAAGTTTGCAATTCTATCATTATTATAATTAAGTTGTGTAGGACgtatatgtgtatatatCCGCGGTGATCTTCTTTGGatcaaaagaagacattGAAAAGTCGTAAGTTCgtgaaaaaagtataaagaTCCCTCCAGTGCTTTTAGCTACCTTAGCAAAgcagttgaaaaaaatctcccaaaaaagaaaagaaaagaaaaaaccattACCGAATTAGAACATAAGATGATAATACAGTGAAGTATAAAAATGAGACCTGCTCAATAATCTGGTAACCATTTCTCGTTTGGGCCATCTGTGAAAgtggaaaaattcatttgtAAGCATAATAGTCTATTTCTCAAAGTATCCTGCTGGAGCTTACAGTCCTTGAAAGCACCAACGTCATCAATATCGGATTGGTAGGGTGTACTGTCCATTGACGAACTTAAAAAAGTATTGTTGTTGTGGTTGTTAGTGTATTCATACTTTTCCATACTTCCGTCACTATTATAAGTTGATGGAATATCACTTTCCGGTTCAAcgtcttcttcttgctcCTGCTCTTCCTCTGGCACTTGCTCTTGTACTTGCTCTTGTTCTTGGTCTTGTTCTTGGTCTGCAGCGAAATGTGATAAATCATCCAAAAATAGATTCTCATTCCTTATGATATGCGTCATATACACTTCACTAGATAAAATTGGAACTTGAGATAAGGGGCCTTCTTTGGTAAAGGAAGTAAGAGAGGAAACTTCGGACATCAATGTTTTCATATCAATTCTTGTGTAAGGATTCAACTGTAAAATCTTCGTTAACACGGCGAACAGTTCATTCGATAGAGGcagtattttcttcaagacGTTGTTATCATTTGCAAAATGATGAAACGTGTTATCCTCCTTCTGATGAGCTTTCAGCCATGGATTTCTGATACAAGTTAGATTGATGAGAATGATGCCTAAGGACCATATGTCCCCTGTATCCGTGGGGAGGCTTGAGCAGCACTCGTCGACATGTATGCCATTGGTTGTGGTATTCAAACAATACAGTATTCTTTCTGGAGCCATGTAGTATGAACTTCCAACACACACATTTGGAGCCAAATACTTGGATTTAGTGGAAAGCCCGAAATCGCATAAATAAGCGTTATCGTTGCGATCTAGTAGAACGTTTTCTGGCTTGATATCGCAATGATATATACCGAGACGATGACAGTGGTCCAGCGCTGAACAAAGTTGtagaaaaactttcttgaTCAAAACCCCATCATTTATAAAATGCTTATGGTCTACTATCGACGTGAAAAGGTCTCTGTCGTAATAATCCATCACTATGAAGGTGGCAATGGACGATTCCAAAACTTGGTGAATCTTCACGATATTTCCGTGCGACTGCACTTTCAACTGAAACGCAATCTCCCTGTAGTGTGGTAGCCTATTTAATTCGTTTTCTGTCAACTGTAATATCGAATCTAGATCAACCAAAGGCAAAAACAACTTCTTTtggaaacttttgaaaaagtgaTACAGCTGTGTTTGTAGAAGAGTGGTTCGTGCTACTTGAGAGTTGTTATTTAAGCCGTTCTTGTTATAAAACTCATCCATCGAGGAAGACTTGAAGACGGTTTTCACTGCATATTCACGGTTGGTCAGTATGTCCACCACATGGAACACAAGTCCATATGCACCTGACCCTATCTGGGACGTTATTCTGAAGTTGTTCAGTAAGCAGTCTGACAACATTTGTAcataaaattttcttctcgaGTATCCTCCTGTTTAATGTTCGCTTTGAAAGAGGTTTTTTTCCTCAGGTCTGCTTAAGTCAATGAACCCTCTTAACAGTTTACTaaatatatttttgtataatatataagagCGTGAATCTAGAGATACTTATTTCAAGCGAAAAAAGGCAATAAGAGCAGAGCatgagaagaaaaaggaaagagaaatacTATATGCATTTGTAGATTGTTGTCCCGTGGGCGCCGACTAAGAAAACACCGCAAGGACATTAGGTCCGGAAAATTCGTCGCACGGTTTTAGTAGGGTCACAAATATTATTAAGCTTTGTGGTAGGAACAGAAGGGCCTGCGGGCCCTTCTGTCCCCACTGCGCTTTTGTTCCGACaccgtttcttttttgcatttGTCCCATGATCCTCTGCCTCCCCCCCCACAAAATTGCTCTAGTACCCGCCCAACGCGCTTTCTTCGGCTGATAGATGAGCTCCGGTTTCGTGAGAGCGTTGGAAATAGGAGGAAACAGAAGAGAACGAAGAAGGCGTACCTCCGAGAAATGTCCCGGAAACGTGGGTGCGAGCTGAAAAGATTGTGCTTTCATCCTACATTCCTCATGCGTGATTGGCCGCATGTCGCCCGATGCCTAGTTGAGTGACACCGCGTGGTACATCTACATCCATATCACGCGCCTAAACATAGCAGCAGAGGACTCGATGGCGCTGCATACTACGCCATCCTACTGAGGAATGTGTGATAAGCATCCTCTTCGGAAATACCTTACCAAGTCTCAAATGGGGGAATTGTTCCGACCATATTCAGCCCATGAAGACAGATTTTTCCGGGGGAAGGTCGAGAACCGCAGTGACGTAAATACGACAACATCGCTCGCGTTAAGTAAGATTATATACATTATAATTATAATGTATAGCACTTGTCACCTGAAAAGTGTGCGCCAGCTGGACGTACCATGAAGGCACATTCCATCGCAGTGATGCTAAGACGGTTCATCGATATGTCCAATTGTTAATTGTTTTGCGGTTAATACATTCAATGATAGAATAGGTTTATACTGCAAGCAGGCTTGGCTGTTAGTTCTGGGGGTCCATCTTCGTTtattccttcttttctagAATAGTCAAAAATACTGCATTTGGCAATCATATACTCTGCGAAAAACGTGCTCGTAAGACATGCAGCGTGAAagggaagaagaaaaaataaaaaaaataaaaaaaaaaggaaaaaagattAAGTAGTTAGTCACATAATCCTTATAGGTAGAGTAGAGTGTACCAAGAAGGAAGGCGAAAATACTTCAAAGTATACATGTACTGAGAAGCATGTCTTTCTCATCTATCTTATCACAGGATATCACAGAAGATATCACACCACCAGCAAATTCTTCTACCTTAGGCTCAAGAGAACAGCTCGTTTTCAGGGCTTATCAGAATGAACCTTGGCTATCTGGTATAGCTTTAAATCTTATCTTAGATAAAAAACATATCGTTGTAGACAGAGAACTGTTGTTCCAGGTGCTGATGGTGGAGAATATCACCAAGTCCAAGCTAACACAGATCGATGACATAAGGACCAAGTTGGATCCGAAAAAACAGAAAGTGGACAGACTACGATCGGGGCAGCAGGGGACTGGCGCTAAGAGATACGAGGTCATCACTCAAGTGAACATGGAAGATGACGGGAACGTAACTGAAAATAACGGCCCTAACGATTACAACAACTACAAAgattataataataacgaAAGTGCTGCCAAGAACAAAGCAGTGTTCAAATTGACACTGCAGAGTAAATCCGGTGATGTCTTCTTTGCAATCAACTCGACTGCCATACCTTGGAGCTCTTGCATGCTGGGCTCCAAAATTGTCATATTGCCAGGAACTGTGTTCAATAGAGGCGTTTTCATATTGAAGGACTCACAAGTCATTTTTCTCGGCGGCATCAACAGAGTTTGGAACGAAAACAGAGATGAGAAGTTTTGTGATTATTTGGAATCCAAATTACAACGTGACAAACAGTTCGTGAATGGTGGCcccaagaaaagaaaagccaACGATTAGCACATGTCGCTttcttttgtatattttgaGGGGCGTTTTAcatactatatatatatgctaaatattacattattttgtatttttcgtGTTTATATTCAATGAGATGCCAGGCTTAGTCGAGTAACATTTCCCAAAGCTCGTCAGTCTCTTTAAAGTCATGGTGAACAATGGAGACAAGACAGTAATCGGTGTGGACTTGtctcaaaagaatatttgcTGGAGTGTTTCTTGGAAATAACTTGGCCCATTCTGACCAGATACTGAAGGCTTCATCTCTCCATGCCTTGAATGACTCTTCTTCGATTATTGTGGTTTGTTTGACCTGACTGTTGGGAAAAACACCCCATGTTACAACACTTGAACTATGTGGATCCAGGTTCGTTTCGAATGAACCAGATGAATCGCCCGCGTAGTAGCTAAATTTCCGGCGTCCGTAATGGTCCAGCTTGGGTTTTAATGTTGTTTCCCATTGTTGCCTGTGAATAAACATTTCCACAAACGCCTTTTGGTACAACCTCCCCTTTGCGGGCCCCCAACCAAATATTTTATCGCTGCTTAATGTAGCGTTCGTAGCTGGTTGAGATGCTAACGTCAAATATCCGCGATAGTTCAGTTGAATTAGTTCTTCTTGAATTAACGCCGTTTCAGCTGAAAGTCCCAGGTCAGACCAGGGAATCGCATCGGTGGAGCCTTCCAAGTACTTCacaaaaatatcttttaaATCCCCGATTGACTTTGGAGTACCCCACCATTCAAGTGCCCTGTTTTTGCTCACTTTGATGGACGGTCCATAACCGTCAATTTCACCATATGCGGGAGATCTAGAATCACCAAATCTACCGTTGGGGAACTCATCCCAAGTAGCATCACGACCCAAAGTTCCGTGACCTTTAGAAATAGATATTAATGCCTTCTTAGATGGCATGGAACCACTCTCATTGTTATAGCGCAAGCCTTTTTCAGTAACGATAGCCCTATTAAAAATCAACTTGGCTGAATCGAGACTTGAGTGTCTTCTCCTCTTCCGGTTTGCAGCATAATCTTCATTTGAGTCATCTAGTACAATATCCCCATCGGCATCCTCTATTGGCACATTTTCTATACTTCTTATTTCACCACCAGTTTCatcttctccttcttcttcgctAGATTCATTTATGATATGCGATAAAATAGAGGACTGTGAAACGATTTGAGCAATGGCTTTCTCCAAATTCAAAGTATAGAAATGAAATCCTTTGATTCTACCTGATgttctttgatatatttccTGAACAAGTTCGATAAGAATATCTACACCAATGGACTTCACGGCGTTATCGTCCGATTGGATTTCTGGGGGGAACCTACTCAGTATAGTGTGTGGGATAGACGCATGTGACAACTTTGCAGCTCTGTGGAATAGCAAATAAGAGTTAATAGGCATCAACCCAGGAAAGAGAGGTAAGTTTTGCGAAATGCGCTCACGAAATAACGTTTCAAAAGTTAAGAACTTTTCGACATCGTAAAAAAGTTGTGTGATTACGAAATCTGCTCCAGCgtcaactttttctttcaaatataCTAAATCTTTCAACGGATCTTGCTCGTTACCTTCTGCTTCACCTTCGCAATGTCCTTCTGGATAAGCTGCAACCCCAACGCAAAATTCGTCCCCATATCTTTGTTTGATATAACGAACTAAGTCAGCTGCATATTTGAAAGGTGATTTGTTTGATTGAGAATCCAGCCAATCTTCCCCAATAGGTGGATCACCCCGAAGAGCAAAAATATTCCTAATTCCTGCATTATAACATCTATCCAGCGCATCATCAATGATGTTTTTATCAGTGTTGGTGCAAGTCAAGTGCATACAAACCGGTATATTTAGTGTCTGTTGTGCTAAAGAAGCTAATGCCAGAGTCTTCTCCGCAGTAGTACCCCCAGCTCCCCAAGTGACTGTGATAAACAGCGGATCTAAGGCGGACATACGATGCATACGTTCCATTAAGTTCCTTGTCCCTAAATCTGTCTTTGGTGGGAAGAATTCTAACGATATAAATGGGGAAGCCCTCGCATTGTATAGATCTCTAATGAACATATTTAAGAAATGCAATCACGTTCTCTCGTTCAATATCCCTGAAAAAGCACGAATTCAAGCAAGTATAAGACCTAAACCCAAATTTCCTCTTCACGTGCCAACCAACAACTTGAATGCCCTTTTTTGCCCCTGTTTTGTGGCAGTTCTTTATCATTAATATAGTACAGAAAAGCTTCACTCGCTTATCGCATGGAAAGAAGGCTGACTACAGTGAATATCGCGtctaatgaaaaaaaaagtcgGGATGAGTAAACTTTTTGTCTGCGTGGCGTAAGGGATAGAGAAATATCCAGAAATATTGGAAGCTTCAAGATGTCGGAGTGCACTCAGTGTGCCATTACTAAAtgtttaaaaataatattgttctGTGCCGTTAAAAATACTTTCCCAGATGTCTCAGTTATTCTATCAAGGAGACTCGGATGACGAGCTACAAGAGGAACTTACCAGGCAAACAACTCGAGCATCTCAAAATTCcgaaaaccaaaaaaaagatcaattCGGCGATTCCAAACAATATGATGTAGTGGGTAATGAGGGTGGCAAGCTTTTAGATGAAGGTACTGTGTTGTACCCGTTGATACCTAATGAACCAGATGATATAGAAACTTCTAAGCCCAGTATCAGCGATATCAGGGCGGTTGATATTCAACTGACTCTATCGTTGCCATTCCAGCAAAAGGTAGTAGAAAACTCATTAATTGCTGAAGATGCGTTGGTTATAATGGGCAAAGGACTGGGCCTGCTTGATATTGTGGCCAATTTGTTACATGTTTTAGCTACACCGACATCCATTGACGGACAGCTAAAACGAGCGCTGGTACTAGTACTGAATGCAAAACCCATAGATAATGTAAGAATTAAGGAAGCCTTAGAAGAATTATCGTGGTTCACTAATACtgagaaggaaaaaattggtGATGCCATGGAGATAGATgatgaactttttgaaaggCCTTTTAACATAGTTACTGCAGACTCCTTGAGtgtggaaaaaagaagaaaattatatatatctgGTGGCATCTTAAGCATCACTTCCAGAATTCTCATTGTGGACCTCCTATCTGGTATTATTCACCCAAATAGGGTTACCGGTATGCTGGTACTGAATGCAGACTCACTTCGACACAATTCGAACGAGTCATTTATATTAGAAATCTACAGGTCTAAGAATACTTGGGGATTTATTAAGGCCTTTTCTGAGGCACCAGAGACATTTGTGATGGAATTCTCACCTCTCAGGACGAGAATGAAGGAGCTACGGCTAAAGAACGTTTTGTTATGGCCAAGATTCAGGGTGGAGGTATCTTCATGTTTGAATGCTACGAATAAAACGTCACAGAACAAAGTCATTGAAGTGAAAGTATCATTAACAAATTCTATGTCTCAGATTCAATTTGGGTTGATGGAATGTTTAAAGAAATGTATTGCTGAATTGAATAGAAAAAACCCTGAGCTAGCCCTGGAGTGGTGGAACATAGAGAATGTCCTGGATATTAACTTTATAAGATCGATTGATTCGGTGATGGTACCAAACTGGCATCGAATTTCTTATGAATCAAAGCAGCTGGTTAAAGATATAAGATTTTTACGCCATCTGTTAAAGATACTCGTAGCCTCTGATGCTGTCGATTTTTTTGGAGAGATTCAACTAAGTCTGGATGCCAATAAACCGTCAGTATCCCGAAAATATAGCGAATCACCATGGCTACTGGTTGATGAGGCGCAATTGGTAATATCATACGcaaagaagagaatttTTTACAAGAACGAATActctttggaagaaaatccaaaatGGGAACAGTTGATTCGTATATTAGATGATATTGCGTATGAGAGAACAAACAGCAGTTTTCAAGGGCCTACTTTAATTGCATGTTCCGATAATTCTACATGTTTACAACTGGCAAGGATCTTAAATGcttcaaacaaaaagagaGGAATGCGCCAGGTACTATTGAATAAGCTGAAGTGGTACAGAAAACAGCGAGAGGAAACAAGAAGGTTAGTTAAAGAAGTTCAAAGCCAGGAGACGTTTCCAGAAAATGCAACATTAAACGTTAGCTCGACATTTTCTAAAGAGCAGGTGACTacgaaaagaagaagaaccagAGGTGCTTCTCAAGTTGCAGCTGTTGATAGATTGAGGAATGCGGAAACTAACATAGATATGGAGGAAGTTTTGGAGGATAAAAAATTAgcagaagaaatcaaaaaggaaaacagTAATAATTCGAATGGTGGTCAgaaagaagataatgacATCAATTATGAAGATAATGTTGTGAatgattcaaaaatatttgatatACAAGAACAAAACGATGTAGTTGTTATTGATGATGGAGATGCAGAGCTTGAGAACGAAGATTTTGAGTATGCGGACGAACTTCCACAACGTACTGCAACTCACTTCAATAAGCAATTATGGATAGATCGTTGTAATGAGTATGATTATGTTGACCGTCAGGATGAAATTTTAATCTCTACTTTTAGGAATCTCAATGACAACTGCTCACTGCAGGAGATGATGCCTTCTTATATTATAATGTTTGAACCAGACGTTTCGTTTATTAGGCAAATCGAAGTTTATAAGGCCATAGTAAAGGATTTGCAACCAAAGGTGTATTTCATGTATTACGGTGAGAGTATC is part of the Saccharomyces mikatae IFO 1815 strain IFO1815 genome assembly, chromosome: 16 genome and harbors:
- the SMA1 gene encoding Sma1p (similar to Saccharomyces cerevisiae SMA1 (YPL027W)) — encoded protein: MTGNSEDAGKHLEKVSVEHLFQDSRFKHETHLHKQFSETLGKNFQQKIVIKTHRTDAEYHHRELREKEGVTLLPPVPESLLHKANFLLEAFCSSDKRMPKEYEMEENKIVVNEKDIRDSVSYYPDKNGGSVVFCYLPDLVLYFKPPMKVTGKQCPIKRSPWELMEIQYQKFMYPLEKLERQFEEVPFRPWYFAMRLKELYRCCERSFTNAANRGKARLLRGKQRTKKSYHRTVDLVSMKISAHSNASSPC
- the SKS1 gene encoding putative serine/threonine protein kinase SKS1 (similar to Saccharomyces cerevisiae VHS1 (YDR247W) and SKS1 (YPL026C); ancestral locus Anc_8.477): MLSDCLLNNFRITSQIGSGAYGLVFHVVDILTNREYAVKTVFKSSSMDEFYNKNGLNNNSQVARTTLLQTQLYHFFKSFQKKLFLPLVDLDSILQLTENELNRLPHYREIAFQLKVQSHGNIVKIHQVLESSIATFIVMDYYDRDLFTSIVDHKHFINDGVLIKKVFLQLCSALDHCHRLGIYHCDIKPENVLLDRNDNAYLCDFGLSTKSKYLAPNVCVGSSYYMAPERILYCLNTTTNGIHVDECCSSLPTDTGDIWSLGIILINLTCIRNPWLKAHQKEDNTFHHFANDNNVLKKILPLSNELFAVLTKILQLNPYTRIDMKTLMSEVSSLTSFTKEGPLSQVPILSSEVYMTHIIRNENLFLDDLSHFAADQEQDQEQEQVQEQVPEEEQEQEEDVEPESDIPSTYNSDGSMEKYEYTNNHNNNTFLSSSMDSTPYQSDIDDVGAFKDCKLQQDTLRNRLLCLQMNFSTFTDGPNEKWLPDY
- the RMI1 gene encoding Rmi1p (similar to Saccharomyces cerevisiae RMI1 (YPL024W); ancestral locus Anc_8.475); this translates as MSFSSILSQDITEDITPPANSSTLGSREQLVFRAYQNEPWLSGIALNLILDKKHIVVDRELLFQVLMVENITKSKLTQIDDIRTKLDPKKQKVDRLRSGQQGTGAKRYEVITQVNMEDDGNVTENNGPNDYNNYKDYNNNESAAKNKAVFKLTLQSKSGDVFFAINSTAIPWSSCMLGSKIVILPGTVFNRGVFILKDSQVIFLGGINRVWNENRDEKFCDYLESKLQRDKQFVNGGPKKRKAND
- the MET12 gene encoding methylenetetrahydrofolate reductase (NAD(P)H) MET12 (similar to Saccharomyces cerevisiae MET12 (YPL023C); ancestral locus Anc_8.474), which encodes MFIRDLYNARASPFISLEFFPPKTDLGTRNLMERMHRMSALDPLFITVTWGAGGTTAEKTLALASLAQQTLNIPVCMHLTCTNTDKNIIDDALDRCYNAGIRNIFALRGDPPIGEDWLDSQSNKSPFKYAADLVRYIKQRYGDEFCVGVAAYPEGHCEGEAEGNEQDPLKDLVYLKEKVDAGADFVITQLFYDVEKFLTFETLFRERISQNLPLFPGLMPINSYLLFHRAAKLSHASIPHTILSRFPPEIQSDDNAVKSIGVDILIELVQEIYQRTSGRIKGFHFYTLNLEKAIAQIVSQSSILSHIINESSEEEGEDETGGEIRSIENVPIEDADGDIVLDDSNEDYAANRKRRRHSSLDSAKLIFNRAIVTEKGLRYNNESGSMPSKKALISISKGHGTLGRDATWDEFPNGRFGDSRSPAYGEIDGYGPSIKVSKNRALEWWGTPKSIGDLKDIFVKYLEGSTDAIPWSDLGLSAETALIQEELIQLNYRGYLTLASQPATNATLSSDKIFGWGPAKGRLYQKAFVEMFIHRQQWETTLKPKLDHYGRRKFSYYAGDSSGSFETNLDPHSSSVVTWGVFPNSQVKQTTIIEEESFKAWRDEAFSIWSEWAKLFPRNTPANILLRQVHTDYCLVSIVHHDFKETDELWEMLLD
- the RAD1 gene encoding ssDNA endodeoxyribonuclease RAD1 (similar to Saccharomyces cerevisiae RAD1 (YPL022W); ancestral locus Anc_8.473); amino-acid sequence: MSQLFYQGDSDDELQEELTRQTTRASQNSENQKKDQFGDSKQYDVVGNEGGKLLDEGTVLYPLIPNEPDDIETSKPSISDIRAVDIQLTLSLPFQQKVVENSLIAEDALVIMGKGLGLLDIVANLLHVLATPTSIDGQLKRALVLVLNAKPIDNVRIKEALEELSWFTNTEKEKIGDAMEIDDELFERPFNIVTADSLSVEKRRKLYISGGILSITSRILIVDLLSGIIHPNRVTGMLVLNADSLRHNSNESFILEIYRSKNTWGFIKAFSEAPETFVMEFSPLRTRMKELRLKNVLLWPRFRVEVSSCLNATNKTSQNKVIEVKVSLTNSMSQIQFGLMECLKKCIAELNRKNPELALEWWNIENVLDINFIRSIDSVMVPNWHRISYESKQLVKDIRFLRHLLKILVASDAVDFFGEIQLSLDANKPSVSRKYSESPWLLVDEAQLVISYAKKRIFYKNEYSLEENPKWEQLIRILDDIAYERTNSSFQGPTLIACSDNSTCLQLARILNASNKKRGMRQVLLNKLKWYRKQREETRRLVKEVQSQETFPENATLNVSSTFSKEQVTTKRRRTRGASQVAAVDRLRNAETNIDMEEVLEDKKLAEEIKKENSNNSNGGQKEDNDINYEDNVVNDSKIFDIQEQNDVVVIDDGDAELENEDFEYADELPQRTATHFNKQLWIDRCNEYDYVDRQDEILISTFRNLNDNCSLQEMMPSYIIMFEPDVSFIRQIEVYKAIVKDLQPKVYFMYYGESIEEQSHLSAIKREKDAFTKLIKENANLSHHFETNEDLSHYKNLAERKLKLSKLRKSNTRNAGGQQGFHNFTQDVVIVDTREFNASLPGLLYRYGIRVIPCMLTVGDYVITPDICLERKSISDLIGSLQNNRLANQCKKMLKYYAYPTLLIEFDEGQSFSLEPFSERKSYKSKDISTVHPISSKLSQDEVQLKLAKLVLRFPTLKIIWSSSPLQTVNIILELKLGREQPDPSNAVILGTNKTRYHDNSTAKGLKGGDNESKFKKLLNVPGISKIDYFNLRKKIKKFDKLQKLSWNEINELINDEDLTDRVYYFLRTEKEEQEQEMTDDNS